One stretch of Acropora muricata isolate sample 2 chromosome 12, ASM3666990v1, whole genome shotgun sequence DNA includes these proteins:
- the LOC136893439 gene encoding galaxin, whose protein sequence is MKPSGAFLSLCVVLLSLATHCFSFPSDSLRRDAHSDTNALKSRDRRQAPAPQLSCGGVLYNPAAEMCCHGNVEPRVGASPMCCESSSYDPSTQMCCEGTVSNKPLGIAMCCGSEAYDANSQICCNGNINTKATGPKAQPGCCGEFSYDAASQLCCDSHPVLMVGSLPSCCGRNGYDANTSLCCGDNNVAFVSGPQAACCGDMGYNRNTHLCCDSNVLPMPAMGACCGSWTYSQQTHLCCEGVQLYKGMNTGCCGAVGYNQVNSLCCEGTVVPKSPSKPVCCGTTSYNPLTELCCDGIAFFKTGFIRPTCCGGAIYDATVARCCDGVPTYNVASCAGLA, encoded by the exons ATGAAGCCATCTGGTGCCTTCCTTAGCCTTTGTGTAGTTTTACTCAGCCTTGCAACCCACTGTTTTTCCTTCCCAAGTGATTCCCTGAGGAGAGACGCCCATAGTG ACACCAATGCATTAAAAAGTAGAGATCGGCGTCAGGCTCCAGCACCCCAGCTCTCGTGTGGAGGGGTTTTGTATAATCCCGCAGCAGAGATGTGCTGTCACGGAAATGTAGAGCCCAGAGTGGGAGCATCGCCTATGTGTTGTGAAAGTTCCTCGTACGACCCGTCCACTCAGATGTGTTGTGAAGGTACTGTCTCGAACAAGCCACTGGGAATCGCAATGTGCTGCGGCAGTGAGGCATACGATGCAAACAGTCAGATATGCTGCAATGGCAATATAAATACCAAGGCAACCGGCCCAAAAGCCCAACCGGGATGCTGTGGAGAGTTCTCATATGATGCAGCTTCTCAGTTGTGTTGTGACAGCCATCCCGTGCTAATGGTTGGTTCATTACCAAGCTGCTGTGGTCGAAATGGATACGATGCTAACACATCGTTGTGTTGTGGTGACAACAACGTCGCGTTTGTGTCCGGGCCCCAAGCTGCGTGCTGTGGGGACATGGGTTATAACAGAAACACTCACTTATGCTGTGACAGCAACGTTTTACCGATGCCAGCGATGGGAGCATGCTGTGGTAGCTGGACCTACAGCCAGCAAACTCATCTGTGCTGTGAAGGTGTTCAACTTTACAAAGGCATGAATACAGGTTGCTGTGGAGCGGTTGGATACAACCAGGTGAATTCCTTATGTTGTGAAGGCACTGTCGTACCGAAATCACCTTCAAAGCCCGTTTGCTGTGGTACAACGTCTTACAATCCATTGACCGAATTGTGCTGTGATGGAATAGCCTTTTTTAAAACAGGATTTATAAGACCGACTTGCTGTGGAGGAGCCATCTACGATGCAACTGTTGCAAGATGCTGTGACGGAGTCCCTACGTACAATGTAGCATCTTGTGCAGGACTAGCATAG